One segment of Microbacterium arborescens DNA contains the following:
- a CDS encoding ATP-dependent helicase, translated as MPEPIKPVIVGSAASVRPGASSGERPDADLLEGLNPPQREAVTYRGPALLIVAGAGSGKTRVLTHRIASLLRGREAWPSQILAITFTNKAAGEMRERVQQLIGDSAQGMWISTFHSACVRILRREAQQFGFTKNFTIYDSGDSRALIKRLVKEHEADAFGLTPAGVQSRISKLKNELADADSYARQANMSDPAERVFVELFGAYQSALQRANAFDFDDLIAQTVYLFRAFPHVADVYRKRFRHILVDEYQDTNHAQYALIHELTRPVQGQGGDAFSSGGMMIFEPESAPEVEAASLTVVGDSDQSIYAFRGADIRNITEFERDYPGAKVVLLEQNYRSTQNILSAANAVISNNFDRKDKKLWTDVGAGDAIVGFTGYSQHDEAQFVADEIEALHRSAVPYSQMAVFYRTNSQSRALEEIFIRAAIPYKIMGGTKFYDRAEIKDALAYVVAVANPSDELAVRRILNRPRRGIGDVTETSIARYAAEQQITFRDALANASALGVGPKIQAAIAQLDAVLAEASEIMLPSSGEIAPPTAVTEGLTVLLNKSGYMDALRASRDPQDEARLENLDELIAVTREFARNNPEGTILDFLTEVALVADADDLDDASGTVSLMTMHTAKGLEYDAVFVTGVEEDLIPHRISANEPGGPQEERRLFYVALTRARKRLHLSLAMTRAQFGEVSAAMPSRFLQEIPHDLIDWRQSPGDVNSRGGMQSRALNGRRSGTSGGGFGGSGKRYGDDLVPLPRREKSSDIAKFANRIPAKVRDNGDLELGPGDRIKHDDFGEGRVDAVTGEGAKRVAHVRFDSAGPKKLLIKIAPIVKL; from the coding sequence ATGCCAGAGCCCATCAAGCCCGTCATCGTCGGCTCCGCCGCATCCGTGCGCCCCGGCGCCTCCTCCGGCGAGCGTCCCGACGCCGACCTCCTCGAGGGGCTGAACCCACCCCAGCGCGAAGCGGTGACCTACCGCGGCCCCGCGTTGCTGATCGTCGCGGGCGCCGGGTCGGGCAAGACCCGCGTGCTCACGCACCGCATCGCGTCGCTCCTGCGTGGCCGCGAGGCGTGGCCGAGCCAGATCCTCGCGATCACCTTCACCAACAAGGCCGCCGGCGAGATGCGCGAGCGTGTGCAGCAGCTGATCGGTGACAGCGCGCAGGGCATGTGGATCTCGACCTTCCACTCGGCGTGCGTGCGGATCCTGCGCCGCGAGGCGCAGCAGTTCGGGTTCACCAAGAACTTCACGATCTACGACTCGGGAGACTCGCGCGCGCTCATCAAGCGTCTCGTGAAAGAGCACGAGGCCGATGCCTTCGGGCTCACCCCGGCGGGTGTGCAGAGTCGCATCTCCAAGCTCAAGAACGAGCTCGCCGACGCCGACTCCTATGCGCGCCAGGCAAACATGTCCGACCCCGCAGAGCGCGTGTTCGTCGAGCTCTTCGGCGCCTATCAGTCCGCGCTCCAGCGGGCCAACGCCTTCGACTTCGACGACCTCATCGCCCAGACGGTCTACCTTTTCCGAGCGTTCCCGCACGTCGCCGACGTCTACCGCAAGCGGTTCCGGCACATCCTCGTCGACGAGTACCAAGACACCAACCACGCCCAGTACGCGCTGATCCACGAGCTGACCCGTCCCGTCCAGGGGCAGGGCGGAGACGCGTTCTCGTCGGGCGGCATGATGATCTTCGAACCCGAGTCGGCGCCCGAAGTCGAGGCGGCCTCGCTGACCGTGGTCGGCGACTCCGACCAGTCGATCTACGCCTTCCGCGGCGCCGACATCCGCAACATCACCGAGTTCGAGCGCGACTATCCCGGCGCGAAGGTCGTGCTGCTCGAGCAGAACTACCGCTCGACGCAGAACATCCTCTCGGCCGCGAACGCCGTCATCTCGAACAACTTCGACCGCAAAGACAAGAAGCTCTGGACGGATGTCGGCGCGGGCGACGCGATCGTCGGCTTCACCGGCTACTCGCAGCACGATGAGGCCCAGTTCGTGGCCGACGAGATCGAGGCGCTGCACCGTTCAGCCGTGCCTTACTCGCAGATGGCGGTGTTCTACCGGACGAACTCGCAGTCGCGTGCGCTCGAAGAGATCTTCATCCGCGCGGCGATCCCGTACAAGATCATGGGCGGCACCAAGTTCTACGACCGTGCCGAGATCAAGGATGCCCTGGCATACGTCGTCGCCGTGGCGAACCCCTCCGACGAGCTCGCGGTGCGCCGCATCCTGAACCGGCCGCGGCGCGGCATCGGCGACGTCACCGAGACGTCCATCGCCCGGTACGCCGCCGAGCAGCAGATCACCTTCCGCGACGCGCTCGCCAACGCTTCGGCGCTGGGCGTGGGCCCGAAGATCCAGGCCGCGATCGCGCAGCTCGACGCCGTGCTCGCCGAGGCGTCCGAGATCATGCTGCCGAGCTCGGGCGAGATCGCCCCGCCGACGGCCGTGACCGAGGGCCTGACCGTGCTGCTGAACAAGTCCGGCTACATGGATGCGCTGCGCGCGAGCCGTGACCCGCAGGACGAAGCGCGCCTCGAGAACCTCGACGAGCTGATCGCCGTGACGCGCGAGTTCGCGCGGAACAACCCCGAGGGCACCATCCTCGACTTCCTCACCGAGGTCGCTCTCGTCGCCGACGCGGACGACCTCGACGACGCGTCCGGAACCGTCTCGCTGATGACGATGCACACGGCGAAGGGGCTCGAGTACGACGCCGTGTTCGTCACCGGTGTGGAGGAAGACCTGATCCCGCACCGCATCTCGGCGAACGAGCCCGGTGGGCCGCAGGAGGAGAGGCGATTGTTCTACGTCGCCCTCACCCGTGCCCGCAAACGCCTGCACCTCTCGCTCGCCATGACCCGCGCACAGTTCGGCGAGGTCTCGGCCGCGATGCCGAGTCGGTTCCTGCAGGAGATCCCGCATGACCTGATCGACTGGCGCCAGTCGCCGGGTGACGTGAACTCGCGTGGGGGCATGCAGTCGCGTGCGCTCAACGGGCGGCGGTCGGGCACTTCCGGCGGTGGGTTCGGCGGCTCGGGCAAGCGCTACGGCGACGACCTCGTGCCGCTGCCCCGGCGCGAGAAGAGCAGCGACATCGCGAAGTTCGCCAACCGCATCCCGGCGAAGGTGCGCGACAACGGCGACCTCGAACTCGGGCCCGGCGACCGCATCAAACACGACGACTTCGGCGAAGGGCGGGTCGACGCCGTCACGGGCGAGGGAGCCAAACGCGTCGCACATGTGCGTTTCGATTCGGCCGGCCCGAAGAAGCTGCTCATCAAGATCGCGCCGATCGTCAAGCTGTAA
- a CDS encoding LuxR C-terminal-related transcriptional regulator gives MADALRVVIVDDHSIFRSGLRADLSSGIAVVGEAADVESAVEVVMRTEPDVVLLDVHLPGGSGEERAGGAEVIARAVPTSARFLALSVSDAADDVVRVIRAGARGYITKGSSGEEVSRAVVAVAGGDAVFSPRLAGFVLDAFGAVAGETATAVDELDRLSSREQEVMRLIARGYAYKEVAAELFISVKTVETHVSAVLRKLQLSSRHELTAWATARRLL, from the coding sequence GTGGCTGACGCGCTGCGCGTCGTCATCGTCGACGACCACTCCATCTTCCGGTCGGGGCTCCGGGCCGATCTGTCTTCGGGCATCGCCGTCGTCGGGGAGGCTGCGGACGTCGAGTCCGCCGTCGAGGTCGTCATGCGAACGGAACCCGACGTCGTGCTGCTCGACGTGCATCTGCCCGGCGGATCGGGCGAGGAGCGCGCCGGCGGAGCCGAGGTGATCGCCCGGGCCGTCCCGACCTCGGCTCGTTTCCTGGCGCTGAGCGTGTCGGATGCCGCAGACGACGTCGTCCGCGTCATCCGCGCCGGCGCTCGCGGCTACATCACGAAGGGTTCCTCGGGTGAGGAGGTGAGCCGCGCGGTCGTGGCGGTCGCGGGCGGCGACGCCGTCTTCTCGCCCCGGCTCGCGGGCTTCGTCCTCGATGCATTCGGCGCGGTGGCCGGCGAGACGGCGACCGCGGTCGACGAGCTCGACCGCCTGTCGTCGCGCGAGCAGGAGGTCATGCGTCTCATCGCGCGGGGATACGCCTATAAGGAGGTCGCCGCCGAGCTGTTCATCTCGGTCAAGACCGTCGAGACCCACGTGTCGGCCGTGCTGCGCAAACTCCAGCTCTCGTCGCGGCACGAGCTGACCGCCTGGGCGACCGCGCGGCGCCTGCTCTGA
- a CDS encoding ATP-binding protein produces the protein MSSALATPAVHPGPPPPRPVVGPRTRPPLQRARDSVVSGVSAGLARHIGVGVGSIRALFIVLTLVAGAGPLLYLWLWAIVPRRAGTTSPTRQAPVAWILAAGAIAALPILFAVLAVEARDAWMSRSFSPVLIAVVGFASVLAATAGCWAELVDRRDIDRGGRHTVIVRAVAAGILLVAVFAMLPRVDSDGLVALPALAFPVAGLLALVGAVLASRWRDLSGERVRRIREEQRSAMAAHLHDSVLQTLALIQNTAGPSSEAARIARAQERELRAWLFDGEPHADSDLATDLRDYAAALELDYAVRIDVVSAGLSAERASGELAAAAREAMLNAARHAGGDVSVYIEGGARGVDVYVRDRGPGFEVAAIPDDRLGVRESVIGRMRRAGGSASVRAAASGGTEVHLHVGGQGDARG, from the coding sequence ATGTCCTCCGCTCTCGCGACCCCCGCCGTCCACCCGGGACCGCCGCCGCCGCGACCGGTCGTCGGGCCCCGCACGCGGCCACCGCTGCAGCGCGCTCGCGACAGCGTGGTCTCGGGCGTCAGCGCGGGGCTCGCGCGGCACATCGGCGTCGGCGTCGGCAGCATCCGGGCGCTGTTCATCGTCCTGACGCTCGTCGCAGGAGCCGGTCCGCTCCTGTATCTCTGGCTCTGGGCCATTGTGCCCCGCCGAGCCGGGACGACGTCGCCGACCCGACAGGCGCCGGTCGCCTGGATCCTGGCCGCGGGGGCGATCGCCGCGCTGCCGATTCTGTTCGCGGTTCTCGCCGTCGAGGCCCGCGACGCCTGGATGTCGCGTTCGTTCTCGCCGGTGCTTATCGCGGTCGTCGGGTTCGCGAGCGTTCTCGCCGCGACTGCAGGGTGCTGGGCCGAGCTCGTCGATCGTCGCGACATCGACCGCGGCGGCCGGCATACCGTCATCGTGCGGGCGGTCGCCGCCGGCATCCTGCTCGTGGCGGTCTTCGCGATGCTGCCGCGTGTCGACTCCGATGGCCTCGTGGCGCTTCCGGCACTCGCCTTCCCCGTCGCAGGGCTGCTCGCCCTCGTCGGGGCCGTACTCGCCAGCCGATGGCGCGACCTGTCGGGTGAGCGCGTGCGCCGCATCCGCGAGGAGCAGCGGAGCGCCATGGCGGCGCATCTGCACGACTCGGTCCTGCAGACCCTCGCCCTCATCCAGAACACGGCGGGACCCTCGAGCGAGGCCGCCCGCATCGCCCGGGCCCAGGAGCGCGAGCTGCGCGCCTGGCTCTTCGACGGCGAGCCGCACGCCGACAGCGACCTCGCGACCGACCTGCGCGACTACGCCGCCGCCCTCGAACTCGACTACGCGGTGCGGATCGACGTGGTCTCGGCGGGGCTGTCGGCCGAGCGGGCGAGCGGTGAGCTCGCCGCTGCGGCTCGAGAGGCGATGCTCAACGCCGCGCGGCACGCCGGCGGCGACGTCTCGGTCTACATCGAAGGCGGAGCCCGCGGGGTCGACGTCTACGTGCGCGACCGCGGGCCCGGATTCGAGGTGGCGGCGATCCCGGACGACCGGCTCGGCGTCCGCGAGTCGGTCATCGGCCGGATGCGGCGCGCCGGCGGATCCGCTTCCGTCCGGGCGGCGGCGTCGGGCGGCACCGAGGTCCACCTCCACGTCGGTGGCCAGGGGGACGCACGTGGCTGA
- a CDS encoding PspC domain-containing protein — protein MNSAPPLAAPPGSDPTSTTDGGFFRWVEGLGLARRDGWGGGVCAGVAARWGIDPVIVRGIAVVATIIGLPAVVAYALAWAVLPDASGRTHAADLERGRFTYTQGAILAVAIVGAVQILGLLITLAGLATSSSAGAVTAVLVALALMGGAVLAAAVIALLVRAARRTPGTDEDELRRASAASETVPAASADGSVADAGAGGTEGDAVAPVPPVPLSNDAGPADLAAWRAQHAAWKERDRAWRREQDDADRAARAAAREERRATAAAFAREAAERRRARRAERPRTSIAFVAVSAGVAVIAGTVAGLAAPGSLSVALGLFIAALVTALAMIVAGATRRRSGFLAFTSVCLLMGGGSAIALTVVAELHIGAYAISNVSSDAATAPFRQTFGDLHVTLVDAPDAHSVSIEKGAGTTLVTVDPGVEVVLRASVGDDASFVLSHDDEWTLLADGPDARSDGPDRTAIETTIASIGPTTTQQVLTVDQESGYIEIRLLGTKRTHE, from the coding sequence ATGAATTCCGCGCCGCCTCTCGCCGCCCCGCCAGGATCCGACCCCACGTCTACGACGGACGGCGGGTTCTTCCGTTGGGTCGAGGGCCTCGGCCTGGCCCGCCGGGACGGGTGGGGCGGTGGCGTGTGCGCGGGAGTGGCTGCACGGTGGGGCATCGACCCCGTCATCGTGCGCGGCATCGCCGTCGTCGCCACCATCATCGGCCTCCCCGCGGTCGTCGCCTACGCCCTGGCGTGGGCCGTCCTGCCCGACGCTTCGGGACGGACGCACGCCGCCGATCTGGAACGCGGCCGGTTCACCTACACGCAAGGCGCGATCCTCGCCGTCGCGATCGTCGGCGCCGTTCAGATCCTCGGTCTGCTGATCACGCTCGCCGGCCTCGCGACGAGTTCGAGCGCGGGGGCGGTCACGGCCGTCCTCGTGGCACTCGCCCTCATGGGCGGGGCCGTTCTCGCAGCCGCCGTGATCGCGCTGCTGGTCCGAGCAGCGCGTCGAACCCCGGGCACCGACGAGGACGAGTTGCGTCGGGCTTCCGCAGCGTCCGAAACGGTCCCGGCCGCATCCGCCGACGGCTCTGTCGCGGATGCCGGCGCGGGCGGAACGGAAGGTGACGCCGTCGCCCCCGTGCCGCCCGTGCCCCTGAGCAACGACGCCGGCCCCGCCGACCTGGCTGCGTGGCGCGCGCAGCACGCGGCCTGGAAGGAGCGCGATCGCGCCTGGCGGCGGGAGCAGGATGACGCTGATCGCGCGGCTCGCGCCGCCGCACGGGAAGAGCGTCGCGCCACGGCGGCCGCGTTCGCGCGGGAGGCGGCGGAGCGCCGCCGCGCACGACGCGCTGAGCGCCCCCGCACGAGCATCGCCTTCGTCGCCGTGAGCGCCGGGGTCGCCGTCATCGCCGGCACGGTCGCCGGGCTGGCCGCTCCGGGCAGCCTGTCCGTCGCGCTCGGGCTCTTCATCGCAGCCCTCGTCACGGCCCTCGCCATGATCGTCGCGGGCGCCACCCGCCGGCGGAGCGGCTTCCTCGCCTTCACCTCGGTGTGCCTGCTGATGGGCGGCGGTAGCGCGATCGCGCTGACGGTCGTCGCCGAGCTGCACATCGGCGCCTATGCGATCTCGAACGTCTCGTCCGACGCGGCGACGGCCCCGTTCCGGCAGACCTTCGGCGACCTCCACGTCACCCTCGTCGACGCCCCGGATGCGCACTCGGTGAGCATCGAGAAGGGAGCGGGGACGACCCTGGTGACCGTCGATCCGGGCGTCGAGGTCGTGCTGCGCGCTTCTGTCGGCGACGACGCGTCGTTCGTGCTCTCGCACGACGACGAATGGACCCTGCTCGCCGACGGCCCCGACGCGAGATCCGACGGTCCGGACCGTACCGCTATCGAGACGACGATCGCCTCGATCGGCCCGACGACCACGCAGCAGGTCCTGACGGTCGACCAGGAGAGCGGTTACATCGAGATCCGTCTCCTCGGGACGAAGCGGACCCATGAGTGA
- a CDS encoding biopolymer transporter Tol: protein MADVDSERWLVIDGRRWRRTDPSLPDDIVAALKSHLGRGRSAVGAAKRRGDDDAVAAARERVGLAKHGLGERGPYWWDEPEDERLGRARDALRRLNALDGLAGE, encoded by the coding sequence GTGGCCGATGTCGATTCCGAACGCTGGCTCGTCATCGACGGGCGACGCTGGCGGCGCACCGACCCGTCGTTGCCCGACGACATCGTCGCGGCGCTGAAATCGCACCTCGGACGGGGCAGGTCGGCGGTCGGAGCGGCCAAGCGTCGCGGAGACGACGACGCCGTGGCGGCGGCACGCGAACGCGTCGGGCTCGCCAAGCACGGCCTGGGGGAGCGCGGTCCCTACTGGTGGGACGAGCCCGAGGACGAGCGTCTCGGCCGAGCGCGAGACGCCCTCCGGCGGCTCAACGCGCTCGACGGTCTTGCCGGGGAGTGA
- a CDS encoding fatty acid desaturase family protein — protein MAKAFTDVSRVVRESGLLRRTPWFYGMVGLALVLAIGGCVTGFVLLGDSWFQLLIAAALGIVFTQVAFLAHEADHRQVLASGPANDRLARILAVGVVGMSLSWWTSKHARHHSNPNKVGKDPDIEIDTISFIEEDAATARGVRRFITQRQGWFFFPLLLLEGLNLHALSVRHLFSRGPVKKRALEITLILARFAIFVAPIFIFLPVGMAFAFFGVQVAVFGLYMGASFAPNHKGMAIIAPDAKLDFFSKQVRTSRNIGGGWWATWLMGGLNYQIEHHLFPNMPRPALARAREIVKDQCDALNVPYTETTLWRSYAIVIDYLNRVGLAARDPFDCPMRAELRRA, from the coding sequence TACGGGATGGTGGGCCTCGCCCTCGTCCTCGCCATCGGCGGCTGCGTGACCGGCTTCGTCCTGCTCGGCGACAGCTGGTTCCAGCTGCTCATCGCCGCAGCGCTCGGCATCGTCTTCACACAGGTGGCCTTCCTGGCGCACGAGGCCGATCACCGTCAGGTGCTCGCCTCCGGGCCTGCGAATGACCGTCTGGCCCGCATCCTCGCTGTCGGCGTGGTCGGCATGAGCCTGTCGTGGTGGACGTCGAAGCACGCTCGGCATCACTCGAATCCCAACAAGGTGGGCAAGGACCCCGATATCGAGATCGACACGATCTCGTTCATCGAGGAGGATGCCGCCACGGCTCGCGGCGTCCGCCGGTTCATCACCCAGCGCCAGGGCTGGTTCTTCTTCCCGCTGCTGCTTCTCGAAGGCCTGAATCTGCACGCCCTGTCGGTACGCCACCTGTTCAGCCGCGGCCCGGTGAAGAAGCGTGCGCTCGAGATCACGTTGATCCTCGCGCGCTTCGCGATCTTCGTCGCCCCGATCTTCATCTTCCTGCCGGTCGGCATGGCATTCGCCTTCTTCGGCGTCCAGGTTGCGGTCTTCGGGTTGTACATGGGTGCCTCGTTCGCCCCGAACCACAAGGGCATGGCGATCATCGCGCCCGACGCGAAGCTCGACTTCTTCAGCAAGCAGGTGCGCACCTCGCGCAACATCGGCGGCGGCTGGTGGGCGACGTGGCTGATGGGCGGCCTCAACTACCAGATCGAGCACCACCTCTTCCCGAACATGCCGCGTCCCGCCCTCGCCCGTGCCCGCGAGATCGTCAAGGACCAGTGCGACGCCCTGAACGTGCCGTACACCGAGACGACCCTGTGGCGGTCGTACGCGATCGTCATCGATTACCTCAACCGCGTCGGGCTCGCGGCACGCGACCCGTTCGACTGCCCCATGCGCGCCGAGCTCCGCCGCGCCTGA